One genomic segment of Desulforamulus reducens MI-1 includes these proteins:
- a CDS encoding methylmalonyl-CoA mutase family protein, with protein sequence MFTQELLNQSSQLRQKWEDEVKKSVAKHADQKENWTTVSDLEIKRIYGPEDIKNMDFEKDIAYPGQFPYLRGNQPTGYRGKYWTFRMFAGMGTAVETNKRWHYLLKTGQTGLSTAFDFPTLMGYDTDSPKAKGECGKCGVAIDTIEDFRDLINGIPLDKITTSMTINPPATVLWAMYCASAEQLGIPLTKIGGTIQNDMLKEFIAQKTFMCPPEPSVKLISDTVEFGTKYVPKWNTISISGYHIREAGATAVQELAFTLRDGMEYVEDAIRRKGLHVDEFAPRLSFFFNSHIDFFEEIAKLRAARRIWAKAMRDRYGSKDPRSWWMRFHTQTAGCSLTAQQPYNNVVRTATEALAAVLGGTQSLHTNSLDEVLCLPSDHAVQIALRTQQIIAEETGVVNTIDPLAGSYFVEALTNEMEEKAWEYIHKIDDMGGMIAAIDKGFPQLEISDAAYKFQQQIDAQEKVMIGVNKYVEADEKVDIPFLEIDDSVETEQLERLAAVKRKRDGRRVAETLKDLENACKRGDNVMPYCIEAVKSFATVQEICDVYREVFGEYRDPGIY encoded by the coding sequence TTGTTTACTCAAGAATTGTTAAATCAATCAAGCCAATTAAGACAAAAATGGGAGGATGAAGTTAAAAAATCCGTTGCAAAACATGCTGACCAAAAAGAAAATTGGACCACAGTTTCTGATCTGGAAATAAAAAGAATTTATGGCCCTGAGGACATTAAAAATATGGATTTTGAGAAGGATATCGCTTATCCGGGACAGTTTCCATATTTAAGAGGAAACCAGCCCACTGGGTACCGCGGAAAGTATTGGACCTTTAGAATGTTTGCAGGTATGGGCACGGCTGTTGAGACTAATAAACGTTGGCATTATCTATTAAAAACCGGCCAGACCGGTCTGAGCACTGCTTTTGATTTCCCGACCCTGATGGGTTACGATACTGACTCCCCCAAAGCTAAGGGTGAGTGTGGAAAATGCGGCGTAGCCATCGATACAATTGAAGATTTTAGAGATCTTATTAATGGAATTCCTTTAGATAAGATAACTACATCTATGACAATTAATCCTCCTGCAACTGTATTATGGGCCATGTACTGCGCATCTGCTGAGCAGTTGGGAATTCCCCTTACCAAAATTGGTGGTACCATTCAAAATGATATGTTAAAAGAATTTATTGCTCAGAAAACATTTATGTGTCCGCCTGAGCCATCAGTAAAACTAATCAGTGATACTGTTGAATTTGGTACCAAATACGTCCCTAAATGGAATACCATTAGCATAAGTGGCTATCATATCAGAGAAGCTGGGGCAACCGCTGTTCAGGAACTGGCATTCACATTAAGAGATGGCATGGAATATGTTGAGGATGCTATTAGGCGTAAGGGGTTGCATGTTGATGAATTTGCCCCTAGATTATCTTTCTTCTTCAACTCACATATTGATTTCTTTGAAGAAATCGCTAAATTAAGAGCTGCCCGACGGATCTGGGCGAAGGCCATGCGGGACCGTTACGGTTCTAAAGATCCGCGTTCCTGGTGGATGAGATTTCATACCCAGACAGCCGGATGTTCACTAACTGCTCAGCAACCATACAACAATGTGGTTAGGACTGCTACCGAGGCGTTGGCTGCGGTTCTTGGAGGAACTCAGTCACTTCACACCAATTCACTGGATGAAGTTTTGTGCTTGCCTTCCGATCATGCTGTACAAATTGCCTTAAGAACACAGCAGATTATTGCTGAAGAAACCGGGGTTGTAAATACCATCGACCCATTGGCCGGTTCATATTTCGTGGAAGCACTTACAAACGAAATGGAAGAAAAGGCTTGGGAATACATCCATAAGATTGATGATATGGGTGGCATGATTGCTGCCATTGATAAAGGATTCCCACAGCTAGAGATTTCAGATGCGGCATATAAATTCCAGCAGCAAATAGATGCTCAGGAAAAAGTCATGATCGGTGTTAATAAGTATGTGGAAGCCGATGAAAAAGTTGACATTCCATTCTTGGAAATTGATGACTCTGTAGAAACAGAACAGTTAGAACGGCTTGCGGCAGTTAAGAGGAAACGTGACGGTCGTAGAGTAGCTGAAACACTAAAAGATCTTGAAAATGCCTGTAAAAGAGGCGACAATGTTATGCCTTATTGTATTGAAGCAGTTAAAAGTTTTGCAACTGTTCAAGAAATTTGCGATGTTTACAGAGAAGTTTTCGGTGAATATCGTGATCCTGGAATTTACTAA
- a CDS encoding cobalamin B12-binding domain-containing protein encodes MSVRRIRILLAKPGLDGHDRGAKVLARCFRDAGFEVIYTGCHQTPEQIAAAALQEDVDVVGLSCLSGAHKYLFPQVAKLLKDEGADDIVVIGGGIIPEQDMDALYEAGLKAIFTPGATLESLVEWINTNVTPRA; translated from the coding sequence ATGTCAGTTAGAAGAATTCGCATACTGCTCGCTAAACCTGGTCTTGATGGTCATGATCGTGGTGCCAAGGTATTGGCCAGATGCTTCCGAGATGCCGGTTTTGAGGTAATCTATACTGGTTGTCATCAAACTCCAGAGCAAATAGCTGCTGCTGCCCTTCAGGAAGATGTTGATGTTGTGGGGTTAAGCTGTTTATCGGGTGCACATAAGTATTTATTCCCTCAAGTAGCCAAACTTTTAAAGGATGAAGGAGCCGACGATATAGTGGTTATAGGCGGGGGTATTATACCAGAACAGGATATGGATGCCCTTTATGAGGCAGGTCTTAAAGCTATTTTTACTCCAGGAGCCACTCTTGAATCATTGGTGGAGTGGATTAATACAAATGTAACCCCAAGGGCGTGA
- the meaB gene encoding methylmalonyl Co-A mutase-associated GTPase MeaB, producing MKELGKRVLSGDIRAASRLIRNLEDQVPNTYIAMQEIFTKTGNSHVIGITGAPGAGKSTLTDELIYSYRQKDKSVGVLAVDPTSPFTGGALLGDRVRMLRHAEDKRVFVRSLATRGSMGGLSKAVGEGIHVLDALGKAKVIVETCGVGQQEVEIINHAHTVIVVLVPGMGDEIQALKAGLMEVADIFVINKADREGAGKLYKETLNMVHMSKGSKEDAKGWNIPVLLVESVLEPHKFAKSVDVLREKVDEHYQYLIDNNLLSDRMRRKTSAEINEALWAAILQPVLNDLEKDGKLDKMVDKVLKKEVDPYSLAEEIACRYIK from the coding sequence ATGAAAGAATTAGGTAAAAGAGTTTTATCTGGAGATATCCGTGCAGCATCTCGCCTCATTAGGAATCTGGAAGACCAAGTACCCAATACCTATATAGCCATGCAAGAAATATTTACAAAAACCGGTAATTCCCATGTAATAGGAATTACCGGTGCACCAGGAGCTGGTAAAAGTACACTTACTGATGAACTTATCTACTCCTATCGCCAAAAAGATAAGTCTGTAGGCGTATTGGCAGTTGACCCAACCAGCCCCTTTACCGGGGGAGCACTTTTGGGAGATAGAGTACGTATGCTGAGACATGCTGAGGATAAAAGAGTGTTTGTAAGAAGCCTAGCCACCAGAGGGTCAATGGGGGGGTTATCCAAAGCAGTTGGTGAAGGAATTCATGTATTGGACGCACTGGGAAAAGCAAAAGTAATAGTCGAAACCTGCGGTGTAGGGCAGCAAGAGGTAGAAATTATCAATCATGCACATACTGTAATAGTAGTTCTGGTGCCTGGCATGGGGGATGAGATTCAAGCCCTAAAAGCGGGTTTAATGGAAGTCGCCGATATCTTTGTCATTAATAAGGCAGACCGTGAAGGTGCCGGAAAATTATATAAGGAAACCTTGAATATGGTCCACATGTCCAAAGGTTCCAAAGAAGATGCTAAAGGTTGGAATATACCTGTACTATTGGTCGAGAGCGTGCTTGAACCTCATAAATTTGCTAAAAGTGTTGATGTTTTACGCGAAAAGGTGGATGAGCATTACCAGTATTTAATTGATAATAATCTTTTATCTGATCGTATGCGCCGTAAGACTTCAGCGGAAATTAATGAAGCACTGTGGGCGGCGATACTTCAACCCGTATTAAACGACTTGGAAAAAGATGGAAAACTTGATAAGATGGTTGATAAAGTATTGAAAAAAGAAGTAGATCCCTATAGCTTGGCAGAGGAAATTGCTTGTAGGTATATCAAATAA
- a CDS encoding cobalamin B12-binding domain-containing protein: MDNQGIKVLLAKVGLDNQDKEIRLLARSLKNQGGIKVIYTGLYCTLEEIVQSALQEKVDLVGVSVHNGSHNEIFPRLRGLLDAKKASDILVFGGGMIPEKHRQELKASGVVDEIFGPSTSISIIVDWIYKQWLPRRKKGILNLSSMVD; the protein is encoded by the coding sequence ATGGATAATCAGGGAATCAAGGTTTTGCTAGCGAAAGTAGGACTGGATAATCAAGATAAGGAAATTCGCTTATTAGCCCGAAGTTTGAAAAATCAAGGTGGCATAAAAGTTATTTATACAGGCTTGTATTGTACTCTGGAAGAAATCGTTCAATCAGCATTACAAGAAAAGGTTGATCTAGTTGGGGTGAGTGTGCACAACGGTTCTCACAATGAAATATTTCCCCGCCTACGTGGATTACTTGATGCCAAGAAAGCTAGCGATATCTTGGTTTTCGGAGGAGGCATGATTCCTGAGAAACATAGGCAAGAACTAAAAGCTTCAGGAGTAGTCGATGAGATATTTGGACCTAGTACCTCCATCAGTATAATTGTAGATTGGATTTATAAACAATGGCTGCCCAGAAGGAAAAAAGGCATCTTAAATCTTTCTAGCATGGTTGATTAA
- a CDS encoding enoyl-CoA hydratase-related protein, whose amino-acid sequence MADNVILKEKKGHIGIITLNRPDQLNTFSSSLATGFNNALIDFEQDDETRVVIIKGAGKSFCAGIDVSELEGKNVLEYYEWITLMENPFITISKMGKPVIASAHNIAVANGIGIVAASDLAIATEGTKFGATAVNVGLFCMGPAIPLSRNLGRKKTLELLLTGDLIEAAEAERIGLINKVVPKDKLEEKTMELAEKLAAKSPLGVQLGKKSFYKMSDLEYDKAFELTANHFATLCTTEDAHEGVDAFLNKRKPNWKLK is encoded by the coding sequence ATGGCTGACAATGTTATTTTAAAGGAAAAAAAGGGTCATATAGGTATAATTACTTTAAATCGACCAGATCAATTAAACACTTTTAGTTCTTCACTAGCAACTGGATTTAATAATGCTCTAATAGATTTTGAACAAGATGATGAAACAAGAGTTGTAATTATTAAAGGTGCAGGAAAAAGTTTTTGCGCAGGGATAGATGTTTCGGAACTTGAGGGCAAAAATGTCTTGGAATACTATGAATGGATTACATTAATGGAGAATCCATTTATAACTATCTCCAAAATGGGAAAGCCTGTGATTGCATCTGCACATAACATTGCTGTTGCTAATGGTATTGGAATTGTAGCTGCTTCAGACTTGGCTATAGCTACTGAAGGAACTAAATTTGGCGCCACAGCTGTAAATGTAGGACTATTCTGTATGGGACCAGCAATTCCCTTATCACGTAATCTAGGAAGGAAAAAAACGCTGGAATTATTATTGACTGGCGATTTGATAGAAGCTGCGGAAGCTGAAAGAATTGGTCTAATAAATAAGGTAGTTCCCAAAGATAAGCTAGAAGAAAAAACTATGGAATTGGCCGAAAAATTGGCAGCTAAAAGTCCATTAGGTGTTCAACTGGGCAAAAAATCTTTCTATAAGATGTCTGATTTGGAATATGACAAAGCATTTGAGTTAACTGCCAATCATTTCGCTACATTGTGTACAACTGAAGATGCTCATGAAGGTGTAGATGCATTTTTAAATAAGAGAAAACCAAATTGGAAACTAAAATAA
- a CDS encoding s-methyl-5-thioribose-1-phosphate isomerase, translating to MKEPLLMYTNNTVFLRDELLIILDRRRFPHEVIEVVCHDYEEVAKSIEDMVVQGAGDIAITAGYGLYLAARYVESIAGIKSDEAQEYLVKVRERLENTRPTGYHMKVLLRRLIDQVDWKQPNWSEQILKRIDKIIKKAETRCELTGKWAETLVEDGDCILTHCFPGPALLYMLRLAREHDKRIQLMATETRPYLQGARLTAWSVSELGIPVTLINDNMAAYCMSQGMIAKVFTAADRIALDGTVVNKVGTFQLAIAAHHHQLPFYIFGYGGPDKKCQRGEDIPIELRNPNEVLFFNGINISSKKVKGFYPAFDCTPPQLLAGIITDRGIIRPDEIQIYWSLPF from the coding sequence TTGAAAGAACCCCTGTTAATGTATACAAACAATACAGTTTTTTTAAGGGATGAATTACTCATCATTTTAGATCGCCGTCGTTTTCCTCATGAAGTAATTGAGGTAGTATGTCATGATTATGAAGAAGTGGCAAAAAGTATTGAAGATATGGTAGTACAAGGAGCAGGAGATATTGCGATAACCGCTGGCTATGGTCTTTATCTGGCAGCTCGCTACGTGGAATCCATTGCAGGAATAAAAAGTGATGAAGCACAGGAATATTTAGTTAAAGTTAGAGAACGGTTGGAAAATACTCGACCAACTGGTTATCATATGAAAGTTTTGTTGAGGCGATTAATCGATCAAGTAGACTGGAAACAGCCTAATTGGTCGGAACAAATATTAAAAAGAATAGATAAGATTATAAAAAAAGCAGAAACTCGTTGTGAATTAACTGGTAAATGGGCAGAGACTCTGGTGGAAGATGGGGATTGCATTCTTACACATTGTTTTCCCGGCCCAGCACTATTATATATGCTACGACTTGCACGAGAGCATGACAAAAGAATACAATTAATGGCTACTGAAACGAGACCTTATCTTCAGGGAGCTCGGCTAACTGCCTGGTCGGTTTCTGAGCTTGGAATTCCAGTAACGTTAATTAATGATAACATGGCAGCTTATTGTATGAGCCAGGGGATGATAGCAAAGGTTTTTACCGCAGCAGACCGAATCGCCCTGGATGGTACAGTGGTTAATAAAGTAGGCACTTTTCAACTGGCAATTGCAGCTCACCACCATCAACTGCCTTTTTACATATTTGGTTATGGGGGACCAGACAAAAAGTGCCAAAGAGGTGAAGACATCCCTATCGAATTACGAAATCCTAATGAAGTGCTATTTTTTAATGGAATCAATATTAGCAGTAAAAAAGTAAAAGGCTTTTACCCGGCCTTTGATTGTACTCCCCCCCAGTTACTGGCTGGAATCATAACAGATCGGGGAATTATTCGACCTGATGAAATTCAAATCTACTGGTCATTGCCTTTTTAA
- a CDS encoding IS1380-like element ISDre3 family transposase, whose translation MMVSQLITTNQLETMSRQQRRNLERKYQKKLNSLQHQTSKSDLPLRFDNSSVTAYGSFGILEAFKKAVDLPGMLKRVSLKRHHNCKYSDTELLDTIIDALSLGLLRFSHMNALQTDPGYQKIKEVTQVPDESTLRNFVSLICEQEALDQLSLVNQELLSLKAKCDQSREVWLDIDDSVLTVFGKQEGSKVGYNPRYHGRPSYKVKVAFISGTCELVNAGLYSGNVASNGQFMEFLKETLEILANQNILVKGIRMDKGFFDEDNFAYLEEQGIEYICKAKLTSNMKKVIKYLDDQERWQPLSNHYAAAEITLPLPKWSKARRFVFIRETQEPKVSGEQLNFDLKTFDYQVIITSSDEYNPEEVWHQYNKRCNIENKIDELKVGLGFEKMSQAELDRNIAFMWLKVLSYNILNWFRLVLLDGKDSRAEVPTIRRKILNVPGNIVGNDRYRHIKLAPNPWLQKVLKNAKEKLQEFLCTQAWVAVSSG comes from the coding sequence ATGATGGTATCACAACTTATTACCACAAATCAACTTGAAACTATGTCCCGTCAACAACGACGTAACTTGGAACGCAAATACCAAAAGAAATTAAATTCCCTACAACACCAGACTAGCAAAAGCGATCTTCCGCTTAGGTTTGACAATTCGTCTGTAACCGCTTATGGAAGTTTTGGTATACTAGAGGCTTTTAAGAAGGCTGTTGATTTACCCGGTATGCTTAAACGGGTCTCTCTTAAGCGGCATCATAACTGTAAATACTCTGATACAGAGTTGTTGGATACGATCATTGATGCCCTCTCATTGGGATTATTGCGGTTTTCTCATATGAATGCTCTACAAACTGATCCTGGGTACCAGAAAATTAAGGAAGTAACACAAGTGCCTGACGAGAGCACCTTGCGAAACTTTGTATCTCTTATATGTGAGCAGGAGGCATTAGACCAATTGTCTCTGGTGAATCAGGAACTGTTATCCTTAAAGGCCAAATGCGACCAATCCCGCGAAGTCTGGCTGGATATTGACGACAGTGTCCTCACTGTTTTCGGTAAACAGGAGGGATCAAAAGTCGGTTACAATCCCCGGTATCACGGGCGACCTTCCTACAAAGTAAAAGTAGCGTTTATCTCCGGAACTTGCGAACTGGTCAATGCTGGCTTATATAGTGGGAATGTCGCCAGTAACGGCCAATTTATGGAGTTTCTTAAAGAGACACTAGAGATCTTAGCCAACCAGAATATCCTCGTAAAAGGCATACGCATGGATAAAGGTTTTTTTGATGAAGATAACTTCGCCTACCTGGAAGAACAGGGCATTGAGTATATTTGTAAGGCTAAGCTCACCAGTAATATGAAAAAAGTCATTAAATACCTTGATGATCAGGAACGATGGCAGCCTTTGAGCAACCACTACGCTGCAGCAGAAATTACTCTTCCATTGCCTAAATGGTCCAAAGCCCGCAGGTTTGTATTTATCCGTGAAACTCAAGAACCAAAGGTATCTGGTGAGCAACTTAACTTTGACCTAAAGACATTTGATTACCAAGTGATAATTACTTCTAGCGACGAGTACAACCCAGAGGAGGTATGGCACCAATACAATAAGCGTTGCAATATTGAAAACAAAATTGATGAACTCAAGGTTGGTCTAGGCTTTGAAAAAATGAGTCAGGCAGAGTTGGATCGAAATATAGCCTTTATGTGGCTCAAAGTATTATCGTATAACATTCTCAACTGGTTTCGCTTGGTCTTATTGGATGGCAAAGACAGTCGTGCTGAAGTGCCAACTATCCGCCGCAAAATACTGAATGTACCTGGGAACATTGTAGGCAACGACCGTTACCGCCATATAAAGTTAGCCCCTAATCCCTGGCTACAAAAGGTTTTGAAAAATGCCAAGGAAAAACTACAAGAATTTCTCTGCACACAGGCATGGGTTGCAGTAAGTTCCGGTTAA
- a CDS encoding sigma 54-interacting transcriptional regulator: protein MKLRDIMTRKPIVLTPEQTVQEVAEIFLNHQVDGAPVIDSNGNIIGLFTKSQIFKLVSQGLSVQTTIATLIRRDVNNNSNDDVEEILMQESGRFPLTEGQAFADMKTRTNLLSAFNNFYQDVSCEFATIINSIHDLIVSVDEEGRIKVFNRSAEKFFGKTLQEVKGKKINELFPNIGLMDVIQSGKVEKIHKVLLNNQYFIINKFPVKMNDKITGAVAVFQQFSELESISGELKSVKELNQEFDAIIQSSFDGLFITDGNGITLRTNKAFERITGADASTLLGRHIEDLIDEGIVSESVTSLVLKQRETVTIMQKTQIGKITLATGNPVFDENGNVFRVVCNIRDITELNLLKQELEQARGLRLHYERQLRSLGIHYPGSDKMVVNSAKMKDLMGLIMRLAEVNSTILITGESGTGKELIAETLHKNSPRQDGPFIKVNCGAIPENLLESELFGYEYGAFTGAKKQGKAGYFELAMGGTLFLDEIGDLPLNLQVKLLRVLQSREIVRVGGEKPLKIDARILAGTNRNLIEMVRHKEFREDLYYRLNVVPVNVPPLRERKEDIPALVTHFVLMFNLKYKLNKRISREVIDIFLRYNWPGNVRELENLIERLVVVTPRDLLTREDLPPNLGGSTPESLPVQVSGLMPLKDAVEYVEKQVLERAYAECRTTRQMAKALKVDASTIVRKAAKYGISKAQ from the coding sequence GTGAAGCTACGAGATATTATGACCCGCAAGCCCATTGTTCTGACACCGGAGCAAACTGTCCAAGAGGTGGCGGAAATCTTCCTGAACCACCAGGTAGATGGTGCACCGGTAATTGATAGCAATGGAAATATTATTGGACTTTTTACGAAGAGTCAAATCTTCAAACTGGTTAGTCAGGGACTGAGTGTACAGACGACAATTGCTACATTAATTAGAAGAGACGTTAATAATAACTCAAATGATGATGTGGAAGAAATTTTAATGCAGGAATCGGGGCGGTTCCCCCTTACTGAAGGGCAAGCTTTTGCAGACATGAAAACACGGACGAATCTTTTAAGTGCGTTCAATAATTTTTATCAAGATGTTTCTTGTGAGTTTGCCACAATCATTAACTCCATTCATGATCTGATTGTTTCTGTGGATGAAGAAGGAAGAATTAAGGTGTTTAACAGATCAGCAGAGAAATTCTTCGGAAAAACATTACAAGAGGTAAAGGGAAAAAAGATTAATGAACTATTTCCCAACATTGGACTGATGGATGTTATTCAATCAGGCAAAGTTGAAAAGATACATAAAGTTTTGCTAAATAATCAATATTTTATCATTAATAAATTCCCCGTCAAGATGAATGACAAAATCACCGGAGCCGTAGCTGTCTTTCAACAATTTTCCGAGTTGGAAAGTATATCTGGGGAGTTAAAATCTGTTAAAGAATTAAATCAAGAATTTGATGCCATTATACAATCTTCCTTTGACGGACTTTTCATTACCGATGGAAACGGGATAACCCTTCGAACGAACAAAGCCTTTGAACGTATAACCGGTGCAGATGCTTCAACACTTTTAGGGCGTCACATTGAGGATCTAATAGATGAGGGAATTGTTTCGGAATCAGTGACATCCCTTGTCCTAAAGCAGCGAGAAACCGTTACCATTATGCAAAAAACACAGATTGGCAAGATAACCTTGGCTACAGGTAATCCAGTCTTTGACGAAAATGGTAATGTCTTTCGAGTGGTTTGTAACATCCGTGATATCACTGAACTGAACTTGCTAAAACAGGAATTGGAACAGGCCCGGGGATTGAGGCTTCATTACGAGAGACAATTGCGCTCGTTAGGCATTCATTATCCCGGCTCCGACAAGATGGTGGTTAATTCAGCAAAAATGAAGGACCTCATGGGGCTCATCATGCGGTTAGCCGAGGTTAATTCAACTATTTTAATCACCGGGGAATCAGGAACAGGGAAAGAATTAATTGCAGAAACACTACACAAGAACAGTCCCCGCCAAGATGGACCTTTCATTAAAGTTAATTGTGGAGCAATTCCAGAAAACTTATTGGAATCAGAATTATTTGGTTATGAATATGGTGCCTTTACAGGTGCTAAAAAACAAGGTAAAGCTGGCTATTTCGAGTTGGCAATGGGGGGGACTCTTTTTCTTGATGAGATTGGGGACTTGCCTCTGAACCTGCAGGTTAAACTATTACGAGTTCTACAGAGTAGAGAAATTGTCCGGGTTGGGGGAGAAAAACCCCTTAAGATTGATGCTCGCATTTTAGCAGGCACCAACCGAAATTTAATTGAAATGGTTCGACATAAAGAGTTTCGGGAGGATCTCTATTATCGATTAAATGTAGTTCCCGTAAATGTACCTCCCCTAAGGGAGAGAAAAGAGGATATACCAGCACTGGTTACTCACTTTGTTTTGATGTTTAATCTTAAATATAAACTTAACAAAAGAATTTCCCGTGAGGTGATAGACATCTTCCTTCGGTACAATTGGCCAGGCAATGTTCGGGAACTGGAAAATCTTATTGAAAGATTAGTGGTTGTAACCCCTAGGGACTTATTAACCAGGGAGGATCTCCCTCCTAATCTGGGAGGAAGTACCCCAGAGAGTTTGCCTGTTCAGGTATCTGGCCTTATGCCCTTGAAAGATGCAGTGGAATATGTAGAAAAACAAGTATTAGAAAGGGCCTATGCAGAATGCAGAACAACTCGACAAATGGCCAAAGCATTAAAAGTCGATGCTTCTACTATTGTCCGTAAAGCTGCTAAGTATGGAATTTCAAAAGCACAATAG